The DNA region GAGGGCTCCAAGGAACAAGAAATCAGGGTCGGCGTCGCGTACCTGCGCGGCGATCGGGCCCCAATCGCTGGTTGTGCTCGGGTACTGAATGTCGAGTACGACGTCATACCCGCGGTCTTTGGCGATAGAGACGGCGCCGCCTTCGTCGGTGTCTGGCTCGCCGTACGCGACGTACATCGTGCCAGGGAACTGGTTGATGACGAAAGCAATCGTGGCCGGCGGAGTGCCGGTCGATTCGAGAGCGTCAAAGACCAGTTCGGAGTTCGTGATATTCGGATTGCGACCAGCTGGCCAGGCCGGGAACTGACAGTCATACCCGTAGGTGTAGGTGAGGCTTCCGGTGTGCTGGGGCAGCACGTACCCGTAGCGCTCGGCGACCTGCATGGCGGCGGTGATGGTTCCGGTTCCGTATGGTCCCATGATGGCGTCAACGCCGTCTTCGGTGATGAGGCGCTCGTAGAGGGCGGCAGCCTGGTCCGGTACGGATTCGTCGTCGAGGACAACCCATTCGACCGGTCGGCCGAGGAGGCCGCCATTGGCGTTCAACTGTTCAACGAACAGATCCCCGGCAACCTTGTGGATGGCGGCGGTTGGTGCCAGAAAGCCCGTAAGGGCCAGCGTGCTTCCAATGACGATCGGGTCACCGCTCGGAGCGGTAGGTGCCATAGTCGTGTCAGGCGTATTCGAGGCGGCGGTGGTGTC from Acidimicrobiia bacterium includes:
- a CDS encoding amino acid ABC transporter substrate-binding protein, whose protein sequence is MTRSSQSQFLRGLILLVAFAMIAAACGSSTSDTTAAASPGTTAAPSTPDTTAASNTPDTTMAPTAPSGDPIVIGSTLALTGFLAPTAAIHKVAGDLFVEQLNANGGLLGRPVEWVVLDDESVPDQAAALYERLITEDGVDAIMGPYGTGTITAAMQVAERYGYVLPQHTGSLTYTYGYDCQFPAWPAGRNPNITNSELVFDALESTGTPPATIAFVINQFPGTMYVAYGEPDTDEGGAVSIAKDRGYDVVLDIQYPSTTSDWGPIAAQVRDADPDFLFLGALGVDGPNLIAAMDALDYQVPGMFLQWPAPGPMLGAGPSADGAMSVTAFEPHTPFTDNPAYAAIAQAFSDAAAAAGLPYTAFETQASASWAAWQILIAGIEGAGSLDQAADCDYLLNNTIDTVFGPIDFDPDQNNYYGDLSYVKQIQNGDWVVVWPADGAPDGVSVQYSPEG